The genomic DNA CGTACACTCATCTCTGACTTTTCTCCGGATGAATCACTCATTACTCTTGATCTCATCTGCGATCCGTCAATTGAGATGACAATTGATGCCGGCATACCACTTGGTCTTATTATGAACGAGCTTATTACGAATTCTTTTAAGCATGGATTTTATCCAGATCAAAAAGGTACAATCGGGATAACCATAGTCCCGGAGCAAGGCAATCTCGAGATACTTTATCGCGATACCGGCAGAGGACTGCCCCCCGGGTTTGACATGGAGACGAGTGATACCCTTGGAATGCAGATCATTTCTAATCTCATCTTCCAGTCAAGCGGAGAGATCTCATTCTCCACCGACAATGGTACGGTTGTGAATATGAAAATACCCATTCAAGAAGGATTTATAATCAGGGGTGAAGAGCATGCCACAAGGGAGTAAGATCCTGATCGTTGAAGATGAAATGCTCATTTCCATGGAGATTAAGCAGAAACTCCGGGCAATGGGGTACGAAGTCGTTGGTCAGGCAATAACCGGAGAGTCTGCAATCCAGAAAGCAGGAGAGACAAAGCCAGACCTGATTCTGATGGATATCAGGCTGAAAGGTGAGATGGATGGGATTGCTGCTGCGAAGCGTATCATGGAGCTCTATGATCTTCCGATCATCTTCCTGACCGCTCATTCAGATAAAGCAACGCTTGAGCGGGCAATTGCCGTATCCCCATCAGGATATCTGCTCAAACCGTTTAAAGAACGGGAACTGATGACAAATATCGAGATGAGCCTCCATAAACACCGGATAAAACAAAAAGTCAGGGAAGAGGTGCATCCTGAGGCATTATCCGAACTGGGTAAAAAGATTGAAGCAATTCCCCTGCCGGTTGTTCTGCTCTCTGGAACCGGAACTATCAGGGAGATAAACCAGGTTGCTGCAACCCTTGCCGGGTTTCAAAGGCAGGAACTTTTGGGACGGCCGGTGTATGCATTCTTCGGATTACTAGGTGGAGGTGATGCAGTTCAGGATGGGAGTGGCGTGGAGATGATCCTTCCTGACCAGGTATCTCTGAAGCGAAAAGACGGATCTATGGTCCCGGTGACCCTGACCGGGGGATTTGTCTTTCATGAAGGTAACCAGCCACCATCATATCTGATCCTTATCGAGAGTGCAGAGAGTGCTGCGACTGCATCCTCTCATATCGGACCTGAGATGATAAGGCATCTGATGGCAGTCACCACGGCTCTCCGACTTCCGGCATTTGTTATCGATAAAAGTCTGATGCTGGCCGGGTATAATCCATTATTTGCAGAACTTGCACGAAAGGCTGGGATCAGTCAGTACATGCTGAACAGACCGCTCTATGAGACGCCGAAATTCTCATTCTTTGGAGACATGCAGGATCTTCAGGAGTTATTCAGGTCAGGAGATGTTGAGCGGCGGATACGAAAGTACACCTTTGACGAAACGGTAAAGTTCATCGAGTTTACGAGGATACCTCTCAAAAAGGAAGGAATCCCGACGCATATTGCCACGATCATGGCAGATGTCACCGCAGAACGTCATGCCGTCTTTGAAGCTGAACGAATCAAAAAAGAGTATTCGGAACTGTATTCAACCCTTGAGAAGATCAGGGAGCTTTCAGCGGAGATCAGAACCCCTATCCAGGATATGCTGCTGAAAATGTCTGAAGGAAAACCTCTTGAGAGTGGATATGCACGTGAGATGACAGATCAGGTGTCAGATCTTATGTCACGGTTTGATACCGCATGGATTCGGTATGCAGAACTAAAAGATCAGATAACAAAAAAGTAATAAAAATTCAGGGACAGTTTTCCATTATTTTATGAATCTTCTGATATTCAGTGGCGATCATCTCTTTCAGACCATCAAGACTGTGAAGGATCTCCAGGTTATCATCTGCCTCATTTTTCAGTAACTGCTCCTGTTTTGATAGGTTATCACGGAGAAACAGGAGAATATTATTCTTTTTAATTGCATCCCTGCATGCCGCAGCCTTTTCCGGAGGCAGACCGGAGGATATGGCTTTTGAATACCGCTCTTCACTCTCTTCGATGACTTCCCTGATATCATCAATTGCTTTGAGAAGCATGGTCCGCTCGAGTGGTTTCATGACAAACCCTTCGATCATCATACCATATTTCACTGCTTCCTGAGGGGTCAGAACTTTACCGGTCAGGATGATCACAGGAATGTCAGCGACATCAGGGGTACTTCGGATCATCTCAAGGACATCCCATCCGGATACCGGTTCCATCATAATATCCAGTAAAATAATATCCGGCCGGGCCGTCCGGATTGCTTCGATTGCATCCTTTGCATGGGTTTCTATCCTGGTTTCATGCCCCCCACGGGTCAGAAGCTTCTGATAGAGGATGCAAAGTTTTTCATTGTCATCAATGAGCAATATATGCATATATCCTATGTGATATATAGAATTGTCAAGGACGATAAATTTATGCATCGTTCATGAGGAATAACCATATATTTTGAAACTTTGATTATTTATATTAATTTTAGAAATTTTCCGGATATGAGTGAATTGAGCGCTTATTACTACCAATTGGAACTAAGATAGGTTCTTATACAACCCACCCTAATATCAGAGATAAAAATCCCTGATTTCAGAAGTATAAATTTCTATATTACCCATGAATACGAAAATACCTTCACAAATCTATCAGGATTATCTCACCGCCCTTCTGAGCGGTGATCGAACGTCATGTACCATCATAGTCAGGGATCTCCAGTCATCTGGGTTAGATATCAGGGATTTGTTTATCAATCTTTTTCAGCGTTCACTCTATGACCTGGGAGAACTCTGGGAGCATCACCGGATTTCCGTGGCTGTTGAGCACCTGGCATCTTCAATAACGGAGCGGCTCATCAGCATGGTGGAAACTGACACCTTTTCTACCCCGCACGGGGATAATTCAGTGATTATTGCCTGTATCGCCGATGAGTATCATCAGATCGGGGCCAGGATGGTGTCAGACATCTTTGAACTTCATGGATGGAACACCCACTTCCTCGGAGCAAACACCCCGGTCAAGGATCTTATCGCCATGATACACAAGAGAAAACCTGACCTTATTGTGGTATCGGTGAGCGTATATTTTAATATTCCAAACCTCCTTTCAGCTCTGACAGAACTTCGAACCTCATTTCCAAAAATCCCGATACTTGCTGGAGGACAGGCATTCAGATGGGGAGGGGTGCAGCTTCTGTCCAGGTATGAAAATATCAGATATATCTCCGATATTATTGAACTGGAACAGGTTATTGGGGCGTATGACAATAAAGAACCTACATCTTCATGATGACCCCTGGTTTGTTGAGAAAACCCTTGACTATATCCTGCATAAGTCACAGGTTTTTCTTCTCATTCTTAGTCCTTCAGGGGAGATCAGATATGCAAATACCTATGCCAGGACTCTTTTAACCCAGGATCCTACCGGAGTTCATATACGTGAAATTCTGCTCTCCGGGTCATGGAACGATTCATTACTTGCTGACTGGACCAGCGGCGATGTCACCCCTATCATGAATATCAGGACTCATGATGATCTTCCCCGGACATTGTATATCACCGTATACCCGACTGATGCCGGATATCTCATCTTCGGACATAGTGACAGTGAAGAGCTGCACCGGTTATCAAAGGAAGTCCTGGGACTGAACAGGGAACTTGGAATCCTGACCAGAGAGTTGCAGGTCAGAAACAGGGAACTGGCCGAATTAAACCGGATGAAAAACCAGTTTCTGGGTATGGCTGCACATGATCTTCGAAGTCCTTTAAGTCTCATTCTCAATTATACTGAATTTCTGATGGAAGATCTTCAGGACAATCTGTCAGATGAGCACCGGGAATTTCTGCAGACCATCATCACATCTGCCCTTGATATGAAACAGGTTATTGCAGATTTCCTCGATGTCAGTATCATCGAATCAGGGCATCTTATGTTAAATCCGGGGCCCATATCATTTGAAACCCTTATGCAGGAACTGCTTCGAAAAACCGGGCTTTCCGCTGAGCGGCGATCAATTCGGATCACCTGGAAGACGGAGGGGGAGATGCCTACTCTTTATGTTGATGTCGGAAAAATCGGACAGGTCCTGGCAAATCTTGTTCATAATGCAATCGAGTATTCCCCTGATCAGGGGGAGATTGAGATTCTGGGACAACGCACCGATACAGGGATCGTGTTTATGGTACAGGATCATGGATCCGGCATATCCAAAGAGAAACAGGATAAGTTGTTCTCTGAATTTTCAGGGACATCAATGAAGAAAAAGAACGGAGAACGAAGTATCGGGCTTGGACTTATTATATCGAGGAAGATTGTTGAAGCTCATGGCGGGAGCATGTTTGTTGAGAGTACACCGGATGTTGGATCCAAATTCGGTTTTATTCTCCCTGATTCAGTCATATGGTCTGAAAACAAGGATATCCAGATCCAACAGCCGGACTCAGGGAAGGTATAAATCTATACAAGCAGATGATGAAGATAGGACAGACGGAGGGGATTATTTGTGAACGAAGAAAAACTCATTATTTCGGCACAGGAGTTAAAGCAGCCATCAGAAGAGGCAACGAAGATATTCTATGATAAAATTGATACCATTGCTGAAGAACTCAACCGGATAATGCTCGGAAGACCGGATATTGACCGGCTGATCGGGCTGAAAAATAGGGAGATGATGGAGAATAACTCCAGAAACTATCTCCGGTTTATGGGAGCTATCTTTCATAGTTATGACCCGATTGTTCTTGTGCAGACATCACTCTGGGCCTTTCGGGCGTATCGTGCTCATGGGTTCTATATTGAATACTGGCCTGCCAACCTGGACACAACCGTTCAGATATTAAAAAAAGAACTCCCGGAAAAGGTCTACAAGGAGATATACCCGTTCTTTGAATGGCTTATTGTGAATATTCCTGCCTTTGTAATCATCACCGATACCATGCTGAAGGAAGAGTCGAAACCATACGAATACATATGAACGGGATCAGAAGAAGTACATAATACCAATTCAATTCACATAATCCGATATCCTCCCTGTGGGACATGCAGAACAAATTTTGCACCTTTCCCTTTCTCTCCTTCTTCGGTTATCTCAATTCCAGTAAGCAGCAGAATTTCCCTGATTAAAAAGAGGCCGAATCCATGGATCTTGCTATACGATGGTTCAAATATCCGGGCCTTTGCTTCGACACTCACCCCTGCTCCGTCATCTTCATAGATTATCCGGCACCCGTTCCCGATCTGCTGATAATAAAGATATATGGTGGATACCGTCTTTCCATGCCGAATTGAATTGTCCATAAGGTTTGCAAAGACTTTCGGAAGCATTAGATCTGCAAATATCTCAAGAGAACCCAGGGAGTCCTCTACCTTCAGGGATGAGAAACGAGGATCTTCTTTTCGAATATTCCTGACAATAGACGAGACCGACTGCCAGGAGGGTTTTTGTGATCCCATCTGTTCATAACTACGGGTAAACCCGATCTTCGCATTGATTGCATCGATTGATTCGCGAAGATAGCCAACAATTTCATTCGTTTCAGGAGTGTCAGGAATTGCCCCTTTCAGGAGATCAATGGAGGCATAGGCGAGGGAGAGATCGTTATTGATGTCATGCCTGGTGACCTGGGTGAGGAGTTGTAATTTCTTATTCGCCCGGATAAGAGCATCTTCAGATATCTTCAGAGCGGTAATATCAGAGACTACAGTCGCTAATTGATCTGGATCTACCATGAAGACTGAAACCGTGTAATATTTCATTTCTGGCCGATATAGGGCGTTAAAACGGACTGTTTTCCCGGATGCTGCCACTGTCCGGTAGTATTTGAGATGGGGGGGAGAGGCTGCATTTCCATACATATCAGTTCCGGTCTTTCCTATAATGTCTTCAGGAGTCAGTCCCATCATTGCTGCATATCGAAAGTTTACATCAATAAACCGATAGTCTGTGATATCATTCTCATGACGTATGAGTTCACATACCGCAACACCTTCATCCATGTTCTCAAACAAAGCCCGGTACTTCTTCTCGCTTTTTGAGAGGTTTCGAAACAGGATCTCAAATGGTCTTTGTAACCCGGTAACCACAATGGCCTGATAAATCAGGGCAAATGCCACTATTTTAAAAATATGACCCAGGTAATTGGCCGGCCCATACACACTTACATATGATGTGAATGCAAGCTCTGAAAAGATAGTGGCGATGAGGGCCCCGTACAGGAGGAGGAGGACATCACGTGAGAAGTATGCCTTCTTTTGAGAGAGAAGAGCCATCGCTCCCAGGAGGATCAGGCAGATTACATATTCACTCACGATTTTAAACGCCGTAAGCCCGGAGCCTTCTATATAACAGGCAGGAAAATATCCGCTGAATATCAGAGTGATGAGTGTTGCTGTTACGAGAAGAAACCCCCAGAAGGTAATACCAGCATTCACCCGACGGGCGATGAAAAAAGGGGCTATTAGAAAAGTTACCGCCTCAAGATATCGTGCTGCAATCCAGAGCTGGGTCGGCAGGTTGGCATCATATCCGATAAAGATATTCATCCCCTTATATGCGAGGGTATGCAGAAGGTCGATAGAGGCTGTTGCACAAACACAAAAAAAGCTTAATATAAATTATTAAAGCTTAATTATATATATTATTAAGATCAATATATTATATGTCTCATCGCTATAACATGATTAGAGGATATGGTAATGAACAACAATTTTTACTCCCTGTCAATGCGATGGACTGGCTATCTGAAAATGATATTACTTATGGCATATTAGAAATTCTTTCGATTCTCGATATTAGTCCATTTATTAATAAATATCGTGACGATGGTCGCGGTTCTGCCTTTTTTGATCCTCGTTCAATGCTTGGAATAATAATTTATTCAATGATTCGTGGAGAAAAATCTAGCAGAAAAATTGAGATGTGCTGCCATTATGATATTGGATATCGGATCGTCGCCAATAATCTTACACCTGACCATACAACGATCTATCGTTTCAAGAAGAATAATTCAAAAGAAATCAAATCCCTTTTTAAACAATTATCTCAAATTATCGTAGAATCCGGGATAGCAAGAATCGGTGTCCTAGCCCTCGATGGATCAAAATTTGGCTGTAATGCCTCTTTATCAGCCAATAAAAAATTAAAATACCTTGAAGCAGAGCTAGGTCGGCTTTTTGATGAATCACAGGAAATTGATGAGTTAGAAAACGATGATATAAATATTCAGGATATGGAGATTAACCGACTACCTGAGCATCTTTCAACAAAAGAAAAACGAAAGGAAGTTCTTAATCGGGCTAAAGAGAAATTAATTGAACGACATGATATCGAATCTAAAAAACAAGAAGAAAAGATTCTGGACCGCGAAAAAGAAGAATTAGAATCGGGTAAAAAGAAACGAGGTAGAAAGCCTTTAGAGCCTAAAAAAGAGCCATCTTCAGATTCAAAAGTAAATCTCACTGATCCTGAAAGTCAGATAATGTCAACCACCAATGGCTGGATTCAAGGGTATAATGGGCAGATTATCGTTTCTGAAAATCAATTTATCCTCGCTGCAATGATATCAGATGAGCAAAACGATAAAAAATTATTAATACCTATGCTAAATGAACTCGAAGACCTTTTTACGGGTATTCATCCATCAATTTCGCCTAATATACTACTATCTGATGCAGGTTATTTCTCATACCCGAATTCTTTAGCAGAATTGGATTATGGCATTCAACTCATCATCCCTCCTTCTAAAGAAAGAAAAATTCCAGAATATTCAGATAATGATGGGTATATCTCACGAATGGAAATGATATGTCGGGCGATTTGTATGGGAGAAATAATCACATTTCCGGAATTGCAAAGTATCGGGACGTTTGTTTGGCAATCTTTTATGAACAGAGAGAAACAAGCAACAACTCAGGAAATTTGTAAACGAGTTATGGAAGTACGTGTGAAATCCCCCACTGGTAGAGAGTTATATCGAAAACGAAAATACATGGTCGAACCAGTTTTTGGTAATATGAAACATAATATGAGGTTTAGGAGTTTCTCTCAAAAAGGGAAAGAGAATTGCGAGGGAGAATTCTTTTTAGCTGCATTAGTGCATAATATAAAAAAACTTATCAGATTTGAGGGTATAGTTAAAATTAAAGAATTTGCTACGAATATTATAAAACCGTCAAGAGGTTCAGGTTTTTCCTATATTTTTGCAAACACAGTATGTAAAGTGGGAATTGATACATGCAGGTTCATACATCAATTAGTCTATTTTGGTTGATAGCTTAAGGGGTAGAGATCGATCATTTGTGATCCTGCATGATATTGATCATTGGTGCAACACCCTCGATAGAACCGATAAAAAAGAATGCGATGCCGATAAAAATTAAAAATCCATTGTCAATTTTATCCCGGCTGTTCCAGGTGATTACAAAAATTACTCCTGCGATGATGATACTGAAGAACTCTGCAAAGGTATGAAACAGGAGATAACTATACCCGATGGTCAGGGATATTCCGATGATGAAAATCACGAGGATGAGAATAAATCGTATGGATGAAGATTTAGTCAATTTCATGGTGCTTCTTTAAAAAATTACGGATTTTCGATGATGCAATATATCCATTATCGAGTTGATCAATAATTTTGTCAATTTCGTGGATATAGGGCATTATATCCGGTAATTGTTCACTCTCATTGATATCAAGAATTGCAACAATGATAGAGAGGGGATTTCTGATCTGATCGTTTAAAAGGGCAAATTTTTCCAGGTTATCCTCAATCTGCCGGTATGCATCATGAACGACCCGTTTCATCACGATGCTTTCAGAGATATCTCGCAGATTTATGACAACTCCCGTGCAGCCATGATCTGGTTCTTCCAATGGAGAGATCACCCCGTCAATGTAGACTCTGGAACCGGAGGGTTTTCTCATATATAATGGATAATCAATCTCTGAAAGCGGCGTGCTTTTCTGAACATGATAGGGAAGATGAACCGGAAGGTTATCAGAGGACCGGTATAATGTCAGTATTTCAGAGAGAGGGTGGCCGATGAGATCGCAATGAGTTCCAAGGATTGTGCAGGCCGCCTGATTCATCAGCCGAATCTCCCCGGTTGAGTTAATGGCGATTATTCCTTCTCCCACCGACTCAAGGACGGTTTTAAGCCATTGGCGGTTTTCATGAACTAATTTTTCAGACTCATGCTTGTATATGGCAACCTCGAGGGCGTTAGTAACATCATGTTCAGAAAAGGGTTTGGTTATAAAACCAGATAGTCTGGTCGATGTTGCCCGTCTGATTGTCCGGATATCCGAATACGCAGTCAGAAAGATGATGGGGATACTCTGGTTCCTATTGATCTGTTCTGCAGCAGTGATGCCATCCATATCTCCGGCTAACCGTATATCCATGAGGATGACATCAGGGTTTTTCTCCCTGGAGATGGAGATTGCCTCTTCCCCGGTCTTTGCCACTCCGGCCAGATCATACCCATGGGCCTCGATGATCTTTATGAGGTCAAGGGCCTCAATTCTGTTATCTTCGACTATGAGAATACGATATGGTGACATCCACAAGCCCTCGGTATCGTAATGGAATCCCTGCCATCATGATCATGAAAGGAGTAAAAAGTATATTGGTGTCACCATAGATAAGTCCATGGATATCAGGTACATATTTAGTAAAACTACTTTATTTTAAGGAAATTTCCTGCGATTATTCAGGGTTTACTGTTTAGAATTTGAATGACTTTTTTTGCTTTATATCGAGTCTTGAACCAAAGAATCATTCAATACTTCATTCAAAGGAAATGGATTATCATAACCACAATTTGTTCTTAATTGACCTAAACGCGTCAAATTGGCTTTTATTATTGGATCTACCATATCACTTTTCATTTTTACATTTTGATGATCTATTCCCGTTCTACACAGTATATAGATATTCTTTCGCTTAAGAATAGTTATCAAATTCAGTGCGACAAGAAGCAGTAAATCGGATTGCGAACCCGGTTTAAAATCGGTAACGCCACCCAATCCATTCTGGGCGTCCCTACCTGCACGTGCGTGTTTAGCAATAAACGGGTGCGAAGCTGCAGGAACAACGTGGTGATTCCCATAGTCTCTTTGGGATAAGCTGCCAGGGAAAGGTATCATGGACAAACAAACGTTGAACCGCTGCAGGATCGTTAATTATATCAGGAGGAAAGAGATTTGCCCCTGTCCCCACTGAGGGAGAATCACGGTATCAGTAGCTTGAATTATGCTGGTACGAATGGACGAAGCTGATTCCGGTCTATGGGCGGGTCCTAAAATACCACAATTATCCGATTTATTGAACTTGGAAAACCCAATACGCTCCTAAAAAAAAAAAAAAAAAAAAAAAAAAAATTTTTTTTTAGGTAAGAACCTTGTGAGAGGAACCACATGCGTAGTGGGAGTAGGAGGCTGCAAAACGCGAATGCCCGGCTGTAATGGCTGTGGATAGGGGTTCAAACTTTGCCCTGACCTGAAAGGGTGCCGACGTGCAGCTGGTTTTTCACGGCGAACAGGATGGTTTCAATGAACGGGATAAGTTCAATTACGCATAAAAGCGAGGACATCTCGGACAGAAAACTTGCAAAACAATGGAAGAAATTTCCATTTGCTAAAGCAAGAGATTATGTAAAGCGACTTCAGACACGTATCGCAAAAGCAGTGAAGAACGGCCAATATCGACTTGCAAGACGACTCCAGTATCTGCTTACACATTCGTTTTATGCAAAAATGTTGGCAGTACAACGAGTAACCAAAAACAGAGGTAAAAGAAGTGCAGGAGTAGATGGGGAAAAATGGACCACCCCTGAACAGAAAATGAAAGCAGCATTAACGCTTTCGGACAAGGGCTATCGGGCAAAACCTCTCCGGAGAATCTACATCCCTAAACCGCAATCGAGTAAAATGCGACCTCTTTCGATTCCAACCATGTATGACCGTGCTATGCAAGCTTTGTATGCAATGGCTCTTATGCCTTGGGCTGAGACCACAGCAGACAAGACATCATTCGGATTCCGAATGAAGCGAAATGCACAGGATGCTGCTTCATACACTTTTCAGTGCTTAAGCAGAAAGACTTCAGGTCAATGGATATTAGAAGGTGATATCCGCGGGTGCTTCGATAATTTCGCACACCAATGGATGCTTGATAACATCCCTCTTGACCAAAGAATCCTTAACCAATTCCTGAAAGCCGGTTATATTTATGATGGAATACTCTACCGTAACAAGTCAGGTACGCCCCAAGGCGGCTTAATTTCCCCCTTATTGGCTAACATGGCTCTTGACGGCATGGAAAGAATGTTGAAAGAACACTTTCCCGGAAATAAGGTTCATCTCATACGGTTTGCAGATGATTTTCTCGTAACGGCAGACTCACAGGAAACGGCACTCCAGTGCAAGGAACTCATCACTGAATTTCTTCATGAACGAGGGCTTGAACTCTCTGAGGAAAAGACCAAAATCGTTCATATCAACGAGGGGTTCGATTTCCTGGGCTGGAATTTCAGAAAATTCAAAGGCAAATTCCTGATACAACCTTCGAAGAAAGCTATTGCCGCAATCATTGATAAAGTAAGGGTAATCATTAAGTCGGCGAAGGCCTGGAAACAGGAAGACCTTATCAAAGCCCTAAATCCCGTAATTAAGGGATGGGCAATGTATCACCGGACGGCTTCTGCAAGTATGACCTTTGGGAAACTTGACTGGGTTGTCCGAAATATGTTGTGGAGATGGGCAAAGCGCCGTCATAATAATAAAGGGAAGAGATGGATTGCCAGAAAATACTGGCACCCAACACTTACCAGAAAACAGGTCTTTAGAACCTCTACTCTTACTCTCGAAAACTTCTCCAACACCAAAATTCAATACCGAAAATTCATAAAACTGGATGCAAATCCGTTTATTGATACCGAGTATTTTGAAAACAGGCCAGGAGTTTTCCTCTCAAAGCAAAGATCGATACGGATGTTCCTTCACTACGCCCATAAAAGCGGGTAGTGAAAAACTTGAGCGGATTGCGGTGAAAATCGCACGGTCCGTTCTTGGAAGGCTGGGTTAGGGTAACCTAACCTGGCTATTCGACATAGACTCATCATTGAAATTGAGCATGAAAAGCAGTTTCTGTCATGGAACATCTATCTGAAGGATGGGGGATACGGAAAACCAGTAGGTTAACAGGTGTGAGTTTAGGGACGGTGGCTAGACTTTTAAATCACCACCAAGGAGTAATCCCCTATGCTCTGAAGATTCACCACCGGATCCCATAATCCCTGCCAGGTGATCCTGAAGGTCCAGAATTATCCGTGGATATAGGACCATTCCAGGCAAAGGGAATTAGGCCCTTTCGGTCACCGACCAGGCTTACCTCTCTCCCCCATCACCCAAAACACTGCTGCCTTCTTCTTTGGCCAGTCCCGGAT from Methanospirillum hungatei JF-1 includes the following:
- the ltrA gene encoding group II intron reverse transcriptase/maturase; amino-acid sequence: MNGISSITHKSEDISDRKLAKQWKKFPFAKARDYVKRLQTRIAKAVKNGQYRLARRLQYLLTHSFYAKMLAVQRVTKNRGKRSAGVDGEKWTTPEQKMKAALTLSDKGYRAKPLRRIYIPKPQSSKMRPLSIPTMYDRAMQALYAMALMPWAETTADKTSFGFRMKRNAQDAASYTFQCLSRKTSGQWILEGDIRGCFDNFAHQWMLDNIPLDQRILNQFLKAGYIYDGILYRNKSGTPQGGLISPLLANMALDGMERMLKEHFPGNKVHLIRFADDFLVTADSQETALQCKELITEFLHERGLELSEEKTKIVHINEGFDFLGWNFRKFKGKFLIQPSKKAIAAIIDKVRVIIKSAKAWKQEDLIKALNPVIKGWAMYHRTASASMTFGKLDWVVRNMLWRWAKRRHNNKGKRWIARKYWHPTLTRKQVFRTSTLTLENFSNTKIQYRKFIKLDANPFIDTEYFENRPGVFLSKQRSIRMFLHYAHKSG